The following are encoded in a window of Lichenicola cladoniae genomic DNA:
- a CDS encoding diguanylate cyclase produces the protein MKLSLLTGAAVLIIVGFSVLSGTMLLEMRQETWAHDVQSSRNLLAAEADDIARTIAIYDLALRSTSSALDDPALMAADQHLQQMGLFDHSITAAYQGALRVIDGDGDVIHDAATLAPLPASPAEREALLRHRDHDAMGIAIGRPIGLGTAGGGDITLSRRLDTADGRFAGIVTGTIQVAYFADLFRRLKLGPHDVVSLFRDDGTMLAHYPDTTHVGQSVAGSNIMRQFELKRSGTYTGRSVFDGTRRVYSFTHLGGWPLVLDVGLSENDVYAPWRQRAWLVTLCLLTMGVISLCLLLTLRSELSRRLAAENNARESETRYRLLADNSSDMIIRFDRQLRRTYVSPSCRKHGYEPADLLGKTPQSWIHPDDWLEFQSTTKSAQRELRNTHTNYRILHKDGHYIWLEGRYSYVAGDGGFIAVLRDVSRRKEAELKLKLAVEELGRLAAIDSLTEVANRRTFDTRLAEEWKRAYRAESEIAILIIDVDLFKTYNDQYGHQAGDAVLKAVALALQDSVHRPGDFVARYGGEEFVVIIPNTDLFGAIEVGETVRRAVLNLQIQHDANPMHVVTISVGAASAFPRLNLASAEEMFTAADGALYSAKSAGRNRVKAQIATSSIASR, from the coding sequence ATGAAGTTGAGCCTGCTCACGGGTGCAGCGGTTCTGATCATCGTCGGATTCTCGGTGCTTTCAGGCACAATGTTGCTGGAGATGCGGCAGGAAACCTGGGCGCATGATGTCCAGAGTTCGCGCAATCTCCTCGCCGCCGAGGCTGACGACATCGCGAGAACCATCGCGATCTATGATCTCGCGCTGCGTTCGACGTCATCGGCCCTGGACGATCCGGCGCTCATGGCGGCCGACCAGCATCTGCAGCAGATGGGGCTGTTCGATCATTCCATCACCGCCGCCTACCAGGGCGCACTCCGGGTGATCGACGGCGATGGAGATGTGATCCATGACGCGGCCACGCTTGCTCCACTGCCGGCTAGTCCGGCTGAGCGGGAGGCATTGCTTCGTCATCGGGACCACGATGCAATGGGAATTGCGATCGGCAGGCCAATCGGGCTTGGGACGGCGGGCGGGGGTGACATCACCCTGTCGCGCCGCCTCGATACGGCGGACGGTCGTTTTGCCGGCATCGTGACCGGAACCATCCAGGTCGCCTATTTCGCCGACCTGTTCCGCCGGCTGAAACTCGGACCCCACGATGTCGTCAGCCTTTTCCGTGACGACGGAACCATGCTCGCTCACTATCCGGACACCACGCACGTCGGACAGAGTGTCGCCGGTTCCAATATCATGCGGCAGTTCGAGCTCAAACGAAGCGGGACCTATACCGGGCGATCGGTGTTCGACGGCACGCGCCGTGTGTACTCGTTCACGCATCTGGGTGGATGGCCACTGGTCCTGGATGTCGGGCTGTCGGAAAACGACGTCTATGCGCCCTGGCGCCAGCGGGCATGGCTCGTGACCTTGTGCCTGCTGACCATGGGGGTCATCAGCCTCTGCCTGCTGCTGACACTGCGCTCGGAGTTGAGTCGCCGGCTTGCGGCCGAGAACAATGCGCGTGAGAGCGAAACCCGATATCGACTGCTTGCCGACAATTCGTCCGACATGATCATACGCTTCGACCGGCAGCTTCGCCGGACCTATGTTTCTCCGTCATGCCGCAAGCATGGGTATGAGCCGGCCGACCTGCTCGGAAAGACGCCGCAAAGCTGGATCCATCCGGATGACTGGCTGGAATTCCAGTCGACCACGAAGTCGGCGCAACGGGAACTGCGGAACACCCACACGAACTACCGCATTCTCCACAAAGACGGTCACTACATCTGGTTGGAAGGTCGTTACAGCTATGTGGCCGGCGATGGCGGGTTCATCGCGGTTCTGCGCGACGTCAGCCGGCGCAAGGAAGCCGAGCTGAAACTCAAACTTGCGGTCGAAGAACTGGGCCGCCTGGCCGCCATCGACAGCCTGACCGAGGTCGCGAACCGTCGCACCTTCGATACGCGCCTGGCCGAGGAATGGAAGCGCGCCTATCGCGCGGAGAGCGAGATCGCGATCCTCATCATCGATGTGGACTTGTTCAAGACCTACAACGACCAGTACGGCCATCAGGCCGGAGATGCGGTCCTCAAGGCGGTCGCCTTGGCACTCCAGGACAGCGTCCACCGTCCCGGCGATTTCGTCGCGCGTTATGGCGGGGAAGAGTTCGTCGTGATCATCCCGAACACCGATCTTTTTGGCGCGATCGAGGTCGGCGAGACAGTGCGGCGCGCAGTTCTCAACCTGCAAATTCAGCACGATGCAAATCCGATGCATGTCGTGACCATCAGCGTCGGAGCGGCCAGTGCGTTTCCGAGACTGAATCTGGCCAGTGCGGAAGAGATGTTCACCGCTGCCGACGGGGCGCTCTATTCCGCCAAATCCGCCGGCCGTAACAGGGTGAAAGCCCAAATCGCGACATCGAGCATCGCGTCTAGGTAG
- a CDS encoding S46 family peptidase produces MRYRTFRLHILRSTTALVLATSTFGAAARADEGMWTMDNLPTRQLKQRYGFTPSAEWISRVTQASARLTLGCSASFVSADGLVMTNHHCANECLAELSPKGENWFQNGFSSKGQASEPQCPAMELDRLDRITDVTATMGKALAGQQGAAYSQAQKAAEAGIQKDCVAGDPTHWRCDVVTLYHGGRTALYRYKRYQDVRLVFAPDQNAAFFGGDPDNFNFPRYDLDLTFLRAYENGHPAKVTYFPFDAEGPKDGQLVFTSGNPGSTSREEPVAQLQLTRDLELPSTYGYLSTLDGVLWQYGRQGAQQTQDAQDMLFGVENSLKVYAGWLQTLADPAMMATKQKYETGLRAWIDADPARKATYGDPWTKLGSALDKERALNVRYTMIEGGPRGNPRGFQSDLFHYAKILVRGAAERAKPDAQRLSAFHDANLPAVEDALKSPAPVHADLDRTLLAFSLTRLRQALGADDATVHQVLGQDSPDIRANTLVDGSKLADPAVRMALWTGGQAAIDASTDPMIVLVRTIEPTARALRDQWDNDIVSVQRQTSETISKARFARDGAGSYPDATFTQRLSFGVVKGWNENGKQVPAFTTFAGLYDRATGSDPFRLTQPWIDAKPHLDMKTKFDFASTNDIIGGNSGSPVIDARGHAVGLIFDGNIHSLGGDFVYDGSQNRAVAVDTSAILAALRTVYKNQAVADELVKGHL; encoded by the coding sequence ATGCGATACCGCACATTCCGCTTGCATATTCTTCGATCGACCACGGCTCTGGTGCTGGCGACAAGCACCTTCGGCGCGGCCGCACGGGCCGACGAAGGCATGTGGACCATGGACAACCTGCCGACCAGGCAGCTCAAGCAGCGATATGGTTTCACCCCTTCGGCGGAATGGATCAGCCGGGTCACCCAGGCCTCCGCACGGCTGACGCTGGGATGCTCGGCCTCGTTCGTGTCCGCGGACGGGCTGGTCATGACCAACCACCACTGCGCCAACGAATGCCTGGCCGAGTTGTCGCCCAAGGGCGAAAACTGGTTCCAGAACGGCTTCTCCTCCAAGGGCCAGGCCTCCGAGCCGCAGTGCCCCGCCATGGAACTCGACCGGCTCGACCGCATCACCGACGTCACCGCGACCATGGGCAAGGCACTCGCCGGCCAGCAGGGCGCTGCCTACAGCCAGGCGCAGAAGGCCGCCGAGGCGGGTATCCAGAAGGACTGCGTCGCCGGCGACCCGACCCACTGGCGCTGCGACGTCGTGACGCTCTACCACGGCGGCCGGACGGCCCTCTATCGCTACAAGCGCTACCAGGATGTGCGGCTGGTGTTCGCACCGGACCAGAACGCCGCGTTCTTCGGCGGCGACCCGGACAATTTCAACTTTCCCCGCTACGACCTCGACCTGACCTTCCTGCGTGCCTACGAGAACGGCCATCCGGCGAAGGTGACCTACTTCCCGTTCGACGCCGAGGGTCCCAAGGACGGCCAGCTGGTGTTCACCTCCGGCAATCCGGGCTCGACCTCCCGCGAGGAGCCGGTTGCGCAGTTGCAGCTCACGCGCGATCTCGAGCTTCCCTCGACCTATGGCTACCTGTCCACGCTGGATGGCGTGCTGTGGCAGTACGGACGCCAGGGCGCGCAGCAGACCCAGGATGCGCAGGACATGCTGTTCGGCGTCGAGAACAGTCTGAAGGTCTACGCGGGCTGGCTTCAGACCCTGGCCGATCCGGCCATGATGGCAACCAAGCAGAAATACGAGACCGGCCTGAGGGCCTGGATCGATGCCGATCCGGCCCGCAAGGCGACCTACGGCGATCCGTGGACGAAGCTGGGCTCGGCACTCGACAAGGAGCGCGCGCTCAACGTTCGCTATACGATGATCGAAGGCGGGCCCCGCGGTAATCCGCGCGGCTTCCAGAGCGACCTGTTCCACTATGCCAAGATCCTGGTTCGTGGTGCGGCCGAGCGGGCTAAGCCGGATGCGCAGCGCCTGTCCGCCTTCCACGACGCCAACCTGCCCGCGGTCGAGGACGCGCTCAAGTCGCCGGCGCCCGTGCATGCCGACCTGGACCGGACGCTGCTCGCCTTCTCCCTGACCCGGCTGCGCCAGGCGCTCGGCGCCGACGATGCCACCGTGCATCAGGTACTCGGCCAGGACAGTCCGGACATCCGGGCCAACACCCTGGTCGATGGCTCGAAGCTCGCCGACCCGGCCGTGCGCATGGCGCTCTGGACAGGCGGGCAGGCGGCGATCGATGCCTCGACCGACCCGATGATCGTGCTCGTCCGCACCATCGAGCCGACGGCACGCGCGCTGCGCGACCAGTGGGACAACGACATCGTGTCGGTGCAGCGCCAGACCAGCGAGACCATCTCCAAGGCCCGGTTCGCACGCGATGGCGCCGGCAGCTATCCGGACGCCACCTTCACGCAGCGGCTATCGTTCGGCGTGGTCAAAGGCTGGAACGAGAACGGCAAGCAGGTTCCCGCCTTCACGACCTTCGCCGGGCTCTACGACCGCGCCACCGGCAGCGACCCGTTCCGGCTGACCCAACCCTGGATCGACGCCAAACCGCACCTCGACATGAAGACGAAGTTCGACTTCGCCTCGACCAACGACATCATCGGCGGCAATTCGGGCAGCCCGGTGATCGATGCGCGTGGACATGCGGTGGGGCTGATCTTCGACGGCAACATCCACTCTCTCGGCGGCGACTTCGTCTATGACGGCAGCCAGAACCGGGCGGTCGCGGTGGACACGTCGGCAATCCTGGCGGCGCTCAGGACCGTGTACAAGAACCAGGCCGTCGCGGATGAACTGGTGAAGGGGCATCTTTGA